The DNA sequence CATTAGGGagtgtttttttatattaaaaaaaaaaatcaacatgcAGTCATTTTTTTGGTACAATTTGGAACAATTATTTTTGCATACATCTAGTAGTTTTAAATTGGTTAATGTGatctatttttcttaaatatgagtgttgtgtaaaaaaaaatcaataggATTAATCTTTCATTGGGAATGttaaattctaatattttatataaatatttacaaatatccATTAATGTaacatttatgaaattttgtaattaagtttcaaatgaaaaattttccattttatataagtatttcttttactcttaaaaatatcttaaatataccaaacatgttatgataTTTGTAACATTTTCTGTCGTAGttattttacttccttttctcttCCTTCATTTGGAGGAAGTTTGATTTGACtttctatgttttatttttgtagcAAGTTCTTGTCACAGAATCTTGAAACGACTATCCACTTCATTAATATAATGTCAAAATCAAGAATgataaaagatagaaaataaaaaaattgtatgaactGCTGCAATAATATAGtgtaagaaatatgaaaaatctttGATGGACACCCCATGCTGATAGACACTCtcaaagaggaagaagaaaaaaaaatacagagaTAATAGCTGGTGATATAAAGACATTGGGTCTTCGTTTCATGGAGTATCCAAAATCTAGAACTCAAAATATCCATGAAAGAATCAGAAGTCTTTcaatcataaaagaaaaaaagaatacaaaCAAATGAGATGAAGCAAGGGAAACTCTCTCAGAATGGAATCAAAGTTTCATTCTGAATTTACAGTTGCTAGCCTTGATGCTTATGAGATTATTAGATGATAAGCTATCCACCACCAACAGGCATTCTCCCAAGACTCTGATCTTCATCAGCTTCAACCTCCCAAGTTTGATGGCGATTGGCGCATGGACCTTCAGATCCAATGGAATGCGTCCTGTCTGCTGTTGCTGCTGCAGTGCCGTCATTAAGGTGCTTCCAGACTGCACTTGACCACTCAAAGACACATCGAGCACTGTTTTGTTCTGGTGACCTTGGTAGAACTGGGGCAGTGACCCTTCACAAAGCCTTGTGTTTGTGTACCACACACTTAACTTTCCACCCTTTTCATAGTAGATACCAATCTTCTTGTTTGGGTTGTTTGCTGTGATCTTCACATCAAACTTTGCATACAGACTCATGTCAAAGTTAAGCCTCAGATCACTTATCCTGAGAGTGTCAACTGAGTAATCTGGAAGTTTTGGTTTGAAGACTAGGTAAAGGATTCCAACAATTGCAGCCAAGATAATGAGGAGGAGAACAAACACGCTTATTGTCCAACACATGCACTTGCAAAAACAGCTTCTTTTCCGTGGTTTAGAGTATACTGCTGGCACAGAACGTAGCAGTGGAGGATGGTGTAAAGGGATACCCTTTTCTGATCTTGAGGAGCCTGGAGGTACCAATGGGGTTGTTGGGGGAGCTGGTGCTTCCCCTTCCATAGGGTGGATCCTCAGTCTCTGATGATCTGCCATGAATAGGAGTTATTTACTGAGTGGTGttctttctcaaattttgtGATGGCAAACACAGTTTTATTTCTAGCTCGTGTTGCTGCTCCTATATAAACACACTTTTTTGACttctaaatatgaaaaatgctaTTGGAAATTGGATTGATTGGCCTGTAAAAAGGTACAGTGGTGTGGTTACCTTCCTCACCTACAAACGGCATGTTATTTACCGAAATAGATCAGTGGTAGTTCATCTGCATATTGACTCTGCTGTATTGTGTTGCGTCAGATACAAGAGTTcccttttacattttctttcaaCCAGGCCACGACATCTGTAAAGATGCATGTTGACAGACACGTGAGCATTAAGCCATAATAACGGTATACAGACTTCAAACCTTTGTAATTGTGGTATTACTTAATTGTATTGTTATTCTTCTAGAATTTTTGCACTTTCATGATTTTGCCACAATGCTTTATGCAGCAAGCATGATCATTTCGACAGTAAGAAATGCATGGCAAGAGCTGGTAATTCTTGCAACAAATGAGGAGATAGACGTATTGACGTTCTTTCAAACTTGCTTTGCAGTAAAGGAAACCTTACTTGCCCATTAAGGCTACTTTTTCACACTTTACAAAAAGGACATTATGGTATATAGGTAAATACTATTAGGTCTAAACGAAAACTTAACCAAGCTATTAGTTGACTTCAATTGGGGTCTGTGGATGTTCCTTAGAACCAAACAAACAGTGTCTATAACTACGAACCTAGGGAGGTAGTTTAGACCTCGTGCGCAGAATTCTCAATACACCTTCAGCAAACTGTTTGAGACTAAACAACTTGTTTTACTATTATATCAAGATAAAGCTACGTAAAAAATAGTTTGGAAGTTGTATAGCAGGTTAAAACAAATGGTGTCTAAATATCAAAAATGTCAAGCATCATGTGTTTGATTTCTAAAAATTGCTTGAGGATAAAATTTAGCTGGCATAACAGTAGACAGATACCTTATGATACCAAATCAAGCAAGTTATCACACCAATTCAAATGCTAAAAAGTCTACCATCTTTAAGGAAAGAAGAGACAGGAGCGGAGATGTTCTTCATTTCACATATGTAGATCCAAAGATTATTATTCATGACCAATTGAACCAATTTCCATTGCTATGTCGGCATAATAATCTAACgcaagttttataaaatttgtataataaaGAAACAATTGTAATTGTTATTCAATCTGAATCTCTAGTGGAGCTGCCTCAGTTGTTGACTCCTCTGTATTCACTTCTTCTTCGCTAATACCTGCAGCTTCCACAGTCCTAGTTACCCATTCCTTGAGAGGGTCTTCATTCAAATCTAGCCTTAAAATACCCGCAAACATTCCACCCAAAAATGCCACTGGTTCCTGAAATTATAGCAATGACAAAGGGTGATAAAAGCACGTCAAATTTTCAATGCCAACAGAATGCTTTTTCAGTCTACAGTATTGCGGCAACATCCAAGTAAATGTCAAGAGTCAAGGAATACTACAGCTAATCAATGCTTTTAGATTATTGGCCGTAGGTTTTAACAAAGTAATAAGGTTTCACTATTTCAAGTCAGAAAATATAAAACCAACTTTTTATTGTATGGTTTTTTGTGGACAAAAcagaaaatcaataaaatatttacccATGAACTGAGCAGGAAGTCGACGTTTTCACAGTAAATTGCATCTCAGCTGTGTCATAAAATTTACTCAAACACAGGAGGCATGTTCATGAAGGCATAAATTGTATGGAACTATTTGAAGAAAACTTCTCCATAAGCACTTCGCTTCAAAAATCTCCCACCACCAGCCTATTGACAACTCATTTGTTTACGAACCAGTGATACAAGTGTCTTAGACTATGGGCAAAATTAAGCTTAACCTCACTTCTTAAATTGGAAGCAAAGGTCACATGACACAACTCTGGAATAGCATCAGTTCTTTTTTACAATCATGCCATATAGTCCCACCAGTAAACCACAAACATTCAACAATATCAATGGATCTTTCACTCCCTCCCCCCAAACAAAACGAAAAGCTTAACAATTTGACCTTCAGCTCTATATAAATTAGACATATGAGCACACAAACAATTTATACAACATTATTTGTTGTGTCTATCTCTTTTCATAATTATGACATGTATTATATGATTTGCAAGAGAGAGACCCACAAAAATATATCGCGGtacaaattattgtatgaattttttgtttaaaaatcattcatacaagtccaaaacAAATGTCTGACTTGGATTAAGCTACACTAGAGGTTCTTGTATTCCAGGTGGCAGGGTCATCAATATTCTGGTCTCCCTAGATGTACGCCACCACTTGGCTCTTCATCATGAGACTAGATAGTAAAATGTAAGCACAGTTTGAAATCCCAATCGTATTTTACAGGGTAGCCATGGTGTTAAAAGAGATACTTCTATCTTTGTTTGAAAAATCTTTAGTCTAACTAAAGAAGTGTATCACTCTTGCTCACAGTCACAAACATTTCTAAAGTCAATTGCAGATGAAGATGATGGCTCCTTTAAGAGTGCACATGCATCcttgatttaatttaaagtgaattcccatcataaaatattaaatctgaAGAACAGATACACCTTTgcttattcattttaaagtcAATTTCACTTAAagaaaagttttttctttcatttcatgCATGCCATGCCACGTGACATGAAACAGTAACAGTTAATCAAAACACTGAATTAAGCAATATAAGTCTGAGATATATACGAGTGGTGAGAAGAAGAGACACTCATACCTTGAGAGCGTCTTTGACGATGGGGTCTTGTTCAGGATTAAAGAAAAAGGCTTTAACCCCATTTCCATTCCTATTCCCAGTTCTACGGATGGTTCTGCTGATTCCTCCTATGTTTGGCCCATGTGACAATAACCTAGCTTCTTGCTTCGATTTCAAGCACTGTGAATCAAATTATCGAAATGAATGAGGAAGTGAAATGGAACggaagaagagaggaagaagataaGATAATGAACCTGAGTAGATGGCAGCGACAGCAGAGGAGATTTAAGGAGAGACATAGCTATGCTTGTTCTTCTTCAGAGTCCAGATCCTTCACTACCAATTGAGATTCTCTCCACAATTAGGAAAACTAAAGTTGGGAAATTCTAATTTTCCGATTTGtcttgaaaaaaattaacagtGCACTGTCTTAAAGTGTTCAAGGATCGATATATTATTATCCTATGAAAAATAggtttttataagttttttatcagatataatataacataaaaaagaaatagtgagAATGCTA is a window from the Vigna unguiculata cultivar IT97K-499-35 chromosome 7, ASM411807v1, whole genome shotgun sequence genome containing:
- the LOC114192806 gene encoding NDR1/HIN1-like protein 6 isoform X2, with translation MPFVDHQRLRIHPMEGEAPAPPTTPLVPPGSSRSEKGIPLHHPPLLRSVPAVYSKPRKRSCFCKCMCWTISVFVLLLIILAAIVGILYLVFKPKLPDYSVDTLRISDLRLNFDMSLYAKFDVKITANNPNKKIGIYYEKGGKLSVWYTNTRLCEGSLPQFYQGHQNKTVLDVSLSGQVQSGSTLMTALQQQQQTGRIPLDLKVHAPIAIKLGRLKLMKIRVLGECLLVVDSLSSNNLISIKASNCKFRMKL
- the LOC114192807 gene encoding UPF0426 protein At1g28150, chloroplastic, translating into MSLLKSPLLSLPSTQCLKSKQEARLLSHGPNIGGISRTIRRTGNRNGNGVKAFFFNPEQDPIVKDALKEPVAFLGGMFAGILRLDLNEDPLKEWVTRTVEAAGISEEEVNTEESTTEAAPLEIQIE
- the LOC114192806 gene encoding NDR1/HIN1-like protein 6 isoform X1, which produces MPFVGEEDHQRLRIHPMEGEAPAPPTTPLVPPGSSRSEKGIPLHHPPLLRSVPAVYSKPRKRSCFCKCMCWTISVFVLLLIILAAIVGILYLVFKPKLPDYSVDTLRISDLRLNFDMSLYAKFDVKITANNPNKKIGIYYEKGGKLSVWYTNTRLCEGSLPQFYQGHQNKTVLDVSLSGQVQSGSTLMTALQQQQQTGRIPLDLKVHAPIAIKLGRLKLMKIRVLGECLLVVDSLSSNNLISIKASNCKFRMKL